One Caulobacter segnis genomic window carries:
- a CDS encoding efflux RND transporter permease subunit produces the protein MNFSKFFVNRPRFAAVLSIIIFIAGLVSLPNLPISEYPEVVPPTVVVRAAYPGANPSVIGETVAAPLEQAINGVEGMIYQSSQSASDGAMILTVTFALGTDLDKAQVQVQNRVAQALPKLPQEVQRIGVTTNKASPDLTLVVHMISPNNRYDMLYLSNYAQLNVRDRLKRIDGVGDVQIFGAGAYSMRVWLDPEKLAALSMTAGDVVNALREQNVQVAAGQLGAPPNAGSGAEFQLSVNAPGRLTDEEQFRNVIVRSGEDGQITRLGDVARVELGADNYALRSLLDNKSAVAMPVFQRPGSNALEMAAEVKKTMKELKKEFPEGVDYEIIYDTTAFVQESIDSVVHTLIEAIILVVLVVVLFLQGWRASIIPLIAVPVSLVGTFAILLMLGFGLNALTLFGLVLAIGIVVDDAIVVVENVERNITNGLEPAAATRKAMTEVTGPIISTALVLCAVFIPTAFISGLSGQFYRQFALTIAISTVISAINSLTLSPALAAVLLKSHDAPKDRFQKLIDAALSWLFNPFNRFFAKASNGYVAGVAKTLGRSSAALALYGGLLILTVFAFSRTPGGFVPQQDKAYVVAVVQLPDAASLDRTEAVIRQMGDIAMKTPGIKHSVAFPGLSANGFINSPNSGAVFFPLDDFKNRRGHELSANAIVGELNQKFGAIADAQIAVFPPPSVQGLGTIGGFRMQIVDKAGMGSEELYKATQNVIAKAQKDPALAGIFSSYQVSVPKIQADIDREKARAQGVSLTDLFETMQVYLGSLYVNDFNRFGHTYQVNVQADQSFRLQPEQMLRLQTRNGQGQMIPLGAFVSFKEATGPDRESHYNGYLTAEINGGPAPGFSTGQAQKALEDIVKSELPNGMGYEWTELTYQQILAGNTAIFIFPLCVLLAFLVLVAQYESWSLPLVVILIVPMTLLSALAGVWISHGDNNIFTQIGLIVLVGLACKNAILIVEFAKEREEHGDSPLQAVLEACRLRLRPILMTSIAFIMGVYPLVVSHGAGAEMRKAMGVAVFSGMLGVTLFGLILTPVFYYVIRRSTARKAAKKAELTSPVEAH, from the coding sequence ATGAATTTCTCGAAGTTCTTCGTGAACCGACCGCGCTTCGCGGCCGTGCTCTCCATCATCATCTTCATCGCCGGCCTGGTCTCGTTGCCGAACCTGCCGATCAGCGAATATCCCGAGGTCGTGCCGCCCACCGTCGTGGTGCGCGCGGCCTATCCCGGCGCCAACCCGTCCGTCATCGGCGAGACGGTGGCCGCGCCGTTGGAGCAAGCCATCAACGGCGTCGAGGGGATGATCTACCAGTCGTCCCAGTCGGCGTCCGACGGGGCGATGATCCTGACCGTCACCTTCGCGCTCGGCACCGACCTGGATAAGGCCCAGGTCCAGGTGCAGAACCGGGTGGCCCAGGCCCTGCCCAAGCTGCCGCAGGAGGTCCAGCGCATCGGCGTGACGACCAACAAGGCCTCGCCCGACCTGACCCTGGTCGTGCACATGATCTCGCCGAACAACCGCTACGACATGCTCTATCTGAGCAACTACGCTCAGCTCAACGTGCGTGACCGGCTGAAGCGGATCGACGGCGTCGGCGACGTGCAGATCTTCGGCGCGGGCGCCTACTCGATGCGCGTGTGGCTGGATCCGGAAAAGCTGGCCGCCCTGTCGATGACCGCGGGCGATGTGGTCAACGCCCTGCGCGAGCAGAACGTCCAGGTCGCCGCCGGCCAGCTGGGCGCCCCGCCCAACGCCGGCTCGGGCGCCGAATTCCAGCTGTCGGTCAATGCGCCCGGCCGCCTGACGGACGAGGAGCAGTTCCGCAACGTGATCGTCCGCTCGGGCGAGGACGGCCAGATCACCCGCCTGGGCGACGTGGCCCGCGTGGAGCTGGGCGCCGACAACTACGCCCTGCGCAGCCTGCTCGACAACAAGTCGGCCGTCGCCATGCCGGTGTTCCAGCGCCCGGGCTCCAACGCCCTGGAGATGGCCGCCGAGGTCAAGAAGACCATGAAGGAACTCAAGAAGGAGTTCCCCGAGGGCGTCGACTACGAGATCATCTACGACACCACGGCCTTCGTGCAGGAAAGCATCGACTCGGTGGTCCACACCCTGATCGAGGCGATCATCCTGGTCGTGCTGGTGGTGGTGCTGTTCCTGCAGGGCTGGCGCGCCTCGATCATCCCGCTGATCGCCGTGCCCGTCTCGCTGGTCGGCACCTTCGCGATCCTCCTGATGCTGGGCTTTGGCCTCAACGCTCTGACGTTGTTCGGCCTGGTGCTGGCCATCGGCATCGTCGTCGACGACGCCATCGTCGTGGTCGAGAACGTCGAGCGCAACATCACCAACGGCCTCGAGCCAGCCGCCGCTACCCGCAAGGCCATGACCGAGGTCACGGGGCCGATCATCTCCACGGCCCTGGTGCTGTGCGCGGTGTTCATCCCGACCGCCTTCATCAGCGGCCTGTCGGGCCAGTTCTACCGCCAGTTCGCGCTGACCATCGCCATCTCGACGGTGATCTCGGCCATCAACTCCCTGACCCTGTCGCCGGCCCTGGCCGCGGTGCTCCTGAAGTCGCATGACGCGCCCAAGGACCGCTTCCAGAAGCTGATCGACGCCGCGCTGAGCTGGCTGTTCAACCCGTTCAACCGCTTCTTCGCCAAGGCCTCGAACGGCTATGTCGCCGGCGTCGCCAAGACCCTGGGCCGCTCCTCGGCGGCCCTGGCCCTCTACGGCGGCCTGCTGATCCTGACGGTGTTCGCCTTCTCGCGCACGCCGGGCGGCTTCGTGCCGCAGCAGGACAAGGCCTATGTCGTGGCCGTCGTCCAGCTGCCCGACGCGGCCTCGCTGGACCGGACCGAGGCGGTGATCCGCCAGATGGGCGACATCGCCATGAAGACCCCGGGCATCAAGCACTCGGTGGCCTTCCCCGGCCTGTCGGCCAACGGCTTCATCAACAGCCCCAACTCCGGCGCGGTGTTCTTCCCGCTGGACGACTTCAAGAACCGGCGCGGCCATGAGCTGTCCGCCAACGCCATCGTCGGGGAGCTGAACCAGAAGTTCGGGGCCATCGCCGACGCGCAGATCGCGGTCTTCCCGCCGCCGTCCGTGCAGGGCCTGGGCACCATCGGCGGCTTCCGGATGCAGATCGTCGACAAGGCCGGCATGGGCTCGGAAGAGCTGTACAAGGCCACCCAGAACGTCATCGCCAAGGCCCAGAAGGACCCGGCCCTGGCGGGGATCTTCTCCAGCTATCAAGTGAGCGTGCCGAAGATCCAGGCCGACATCGATCGTGAGAAGGCGCGGGCCCAGGGCGTGTCCCTGACCGACCTCTTCGAGACGATGCAGGTCTATCTGGGCTCGCTGTACGTCAACGACTTCAACCGCTTCGGCCACACCTACCAGGTCAACGTCCAGGCCGATCAGAGCTTCCGCCTGCAACCCGAGCAGATGCTGCGCCTGCAGACCCGCAACGGCCAGGGGCAGATGATCCCGCTGGGCGCCTTCGTCTCCTTCAAGGAGGCCACGGGTCCCGACCGCGAGAGCCACTACAACGGTTACCTGACCGCCGAGATCAACGGCGGCCCGGCGCCCGGCTTCTCGACCGGCCAGGCCCAGAAGGCTCTTGAGGATATCGTCAAGTCCGAGCTGCCCAACGGCATGGGCTACGAGTGGACCGAGCTGACCTACCAGCAGATCCTGGCGGGCAACACGGCGATCTTCATCTTCCCGCTCTGCGTGCTGCTGGCCTTCCTGGTGCTGGTCGCCCAGTACGAGAGCTGGAGCCTGCCGCTGGTCGTCATCCTGATCGTCCCGATGACCCTGCTGTCGGCCCTGGCCGGCGTCTGGATCAGCCATGGCGACAACAACATCTTCACCCAGATCGGCCTGATCGTGCTGGTGGGGCTGGCGTGCAAGAACGCCATCCTGATCGTGGAGTTCGCCAAGGAGCGCGAGGAGCACGGCGACAGCCCGCTCCAGGCGGTCCTGGAGGCCTGCCGCCTGCGCCTGCGTCCGATCCTGATGACCTCGATCGCCTTCATCATGGGGGTCTACCCCCTGGTGGTGTCGCACGGGGCCGGGGCCGAGATGCGCAAGGCCATGGGCGTGGCGGTGTTCTCGGGGATGCTGGGCGTGACCCTGTTCGGCCTGATCCTGACCCCTGTCTTCTACTACGTCATCCGCCGCTCCACGGCCCGCAAGGCCGCGAAGAAGGCGGAGCTGACCTCGCCCGTGGAGGCGCACTAA